From the genome of Eublepharis macularius isolate TG4126 chromosome 12, MPM_Emac_v1.0, whole genome shotgun sequence, one region includes:
- the LOC129340496 gene encoding olfactory receptor 10A7-like — MLTNKERILQNTTALAEFILLGLSNEPNLQSILFSIFLGIYITTLAGNLLIILLTLVDPVLHTPMYFFLRNLSFLEICYTSVNVPKMLENLLTGNKSISFLGCAVQTYFTFFLGGSECFLLASMSYDRYVAICKPLHYPVFMNRKVCMGLAVASWLSGFFMSFGHTSMVFTMPFCASNEINHFFCDIPPLLKLACGDTSKNEIAVFVVAMVFVTLPFLLILMSYAGIIVTILGISSAEGRKKTFSTCSSHLMVVTLFFGSACIMYLKPNSTYSPNSDKYLSLFYTVVSPILNPIIYSFRNKEVKGALRRIWERKSFG; from the coding sequence ATGCTGACTAACAAAGAAAGGATTCTACAGAACACCACTGCACTGGCTGAATTCATCCTCCTGGGTCTTTCGAATGAACCCAACTTGCAAAGTATACTGTTCTCCATATTTCTGGGTATCTATATCACCACACTAGCAGGGAATCTTCTAATTATTCTCCTTACGTTGGTTGATCCTGTCCTTCACacacccatgtatttcttcctgagAAACCTGTCCTTCTTGGAGATCTGTTACACATCAGTCAATGTACCCAAGATGCTTGAGAATCTGCTGACTGGAAACAAGTCCATCTCATTCCTGGGATGTGCTGTTCAGACCTATTTTACATTCTTTCTTGGTGGCTCAGAATGTTTTCTCTTGGCCTCAATGTCCTATGATCGCTATGTTGCCATTTGTAAGCCTCTGCATTACCCTGTCTTCATGAACAGGAAAGTGTGCATGGGTCTAGCTGTGGCATCTTGGTTAAGTGGCTTTTTTATGTCCTTTGGTCACACCAGTATGGTGTTcaccatgcccttttgtgcctcCAATGAGATTAACCACTTCTTCTGTGACATTCCCCCATTACTGAAACTAGCTTGTGGAGACACTTCCAAGAATGAAATTGCTGTGTTTGTGGTAGCCATGGTTTTTGTGACCCTTCCTTTTCTTCTGATCTTAATGTCTTATGCTGGTATTATTGTCACCATTCTTGGGATTTCTTCTGCTGAGGGCCGTAAAAAGACTTTCTCTACCTGCTCTTCACACCTCATGGTGGTGACCTTATTCTTTGGTTCTGCTTGCATTATGTACTTGAAACCCAATTCCACTTACTCACCAAATAGTGACAAATATCTATCTCTTTTCTACACAGTGGTTAGTCCCATATTGAACCCTATCATATACAGCTTTCGGAATAAAGAGGTTAAAGGTGCCCTTAGGAGAATTTGGGAGAGAAAATCTTTTGGGTAA